AGCAAGCGCACTCCGGATGGAGAGTTTCGCGATATTGCTCACCCTATTAATTCAGAAACACGCGGCAAAATCCAAGAAGCTGTTTTGGCTGAGTACCACCGTTTAGGTGAACTAGAAGTAGAATTTGAAGAAGCCGGAGCTTCCTAAGGATATACAACTAGGGCCTACTTCACAGATAGGCTCTTTTTTATTTGTATAAATAATTGCTTGCACTTTTCTTATTGTCCGGCTTCACAAGAAACGCTTCGGCAGCGACGCATCGCACGAAGGAAAGCGTCAGCTTTTCGAGGAGCGCCCAGCCAGTTTTCATCCTTGAATAGACTTCCTCGAGTATCTTGCGAAAAGCATGACTTGATAAAGTTGCTTTGAGCAGCTCGAGGTCGCCTCGCGCCTGCCAATGAAGTCAAAAAGCGACTTAACCGGCAGGACCTAGAAGCATGTCGGGGCTAACCAAGGCGCTTACGCTTTTCTTTTTCCCCGATCCTCTCATAAATAAACCACATCAACCTATTTCTTCGTATTATTTTTTTTTGCTGTTTCCTGTAATGACAAAAAAATGTACTTAATGATCATTTCTTGAAATGAATGTCTTTTTAAGATATATTCTTTATGGATAAAAAGGTAAATTGGAGGACTGTTAATGTCGACTCGTTATGCCATCATTTTAGCCGCGGGCAAAGGAACTAGAATGAAGTCAAAGCTTTATAAAGTACTTCATCCTTTATGCGGCAAACCAATGGTTCAACATGTTGTTGATCAAGTTTCGAAGCTTAACATAAATGAAATCGTGACGATTATCGGACATGGAGCGGAAAAAGTAAAAGAACAGCTTGGGAACAAAAGCAAATATGCTCTCCAAGAAGAACAGCTTGGCACCGCTCATGCTGTTATGCAAGCAAAGGAAATCCTTGCAGGCAAAGAAGGGGTGACCATCGTTGTTTGCGGAGATACACCTCTCATCAAAGCTGAAACTATGGAAGCGCTTTTTCAACATCATGAAGAAACTAATGCGAAAGCAACGATTTTAACGGCAAAAGCTGAAGACCCAACAGGATATGGAAGAATTATCCGTAATAGCGAAGGGTTTGTAGAAAAGATCGTTGAGCATAAAGATGCAACAGAAGAAGAACGTACGGTAAAAGAGATTAATACTGGAACATACTGCTTCGATAACATTGCACTATTTGAAGCATTGCAATACGTTTCAAATGATAATGTCCAAGGAGAGTACTATCTGCCTGATGTGATTGAAATTCTGAAAAAGCAAGGCAAAAAAGTAAGTGCTTATCAATCGGAAGAATTTGAAGAAACGATAGGCGTTAATGATCGTGTTGCACTAGCCGAAGCAGAGCGGATTATGAGAAAAAGAATCAATGAATTTCATATGCGAAACGGCGTTACGATCATCGATCCTTTAAACACGTACATTGGTCCTGACGTTGAAATCGGACAAGATACCACTATTTATCCAGGCTCTGTAATAATCGGAAAAACGGTTATTGGTACCGACTGCCA
The window above is part of the Bacillus methanolicus genome. Proteins encoded here:
- the glmU gene encoding bifunctional UDP-N-acetylglucosamine diphosphorylase/glucosamine-1-phosphate N-acetyltransferase GlmU, with translation MSTRYAIILAAGKGTRMKSKLYKVLHPLCGKPMVQHVVDQVSKLNINEIVTIIGHGAEKVKEQLGNKSKYALQEEQLGTAHAVMQAKEILAGKEGVTIVVCGDTPLIKAETMEALFQHHEETNAKATILTAKAEDPTGYGRIIRNSEGFVEKIVEHKDATEEERTVKEINTGTYCFDNIALFEALQYVSNDNVQGEYYLPDVIEILKKQGKKVSAYQSEEFEETIGVNDRVALAEAERIMRKRINEFHMRNGVTIIDPLNTYIGPDVEIGQDTTIYPGSVIIGKTVIGTDCQIGPNSEIKDCQVGMNTVIRQSVAHSSMIGSSVNIGPFAHIRPDSNIHDEVKIGNFVEIKKSDFGKGSKASHLSYIGDAEVGSGVNIGCGSITVNYDGKNKYLTKIEDNVFIGCNSNLVAPVTIGRGAYIAAGSTITKDVPADALSIARARQVNKENYVEKLNLKK
- the spoVG gene encoding septation regulator SpoVG; translated protein: MEVTDVRLRRVNTDGRMRAIASITLDNEFVVHDIRVIDGNNGLFVAMPSKRTPDGEFRDIAHPINSETRGKIQEAVLAEYHRLGELEVEFEEAGAS